A genome region from Rhodohalobacter sp. SW132 includes the following:
- a CDS encoding DNA-directed RNA polymerase subunit omega produces the protein MPIQTLDLDKLGDEDGNKYEKIVIVSKRARQIAAQEKLELDERLKYFEGFEDEDEFTFNEEQEQISKSFEKLPHATQRAVNEMKAGKTTYRYPETDL, from the coding sequence ATGCCTATACAGACATTAGATTTAGATAAGCTGGGTGATGAAGACGGCAACAAGTATGAGAAAATTGTGATTGTCTCTAAACGGGCAAGACAAATTGCCGCCCAGGAAAAACTGGAACTCGATGAGAGATTAAAATATTTCGAAGGATTTGAAGACGAAGACGAATTCACGTTCAACGAAGAGCAGGAACAGATATCAAAATCTTTCGAAAAACTGCCCCACGCCACCCAGCGTGCTGTTAACGAAATGAAGGCCGGAAAAACAACCTACCGATATCCGGAAACTGACCTCTGA
- the coaBC gene encoding bifunctional phosphopantothenoylcysteine decarboxylase/phosphopantothenate--cysteine ligase CoaBC, translating into MLSGKRIILGVTGGIAAYKSAYLLREFQKAGAEIRVTMTPSATRFVGSETFSALSRNPVAVDVFSGDQPDDDWTKHIHWGEWADLFIIAPCTANTLSKIVHGGSDNMLTATVLAARCPILICPTMDGEMYESPAVSDNLKKAAQMGYHILEPETGYLASGLEAKGRLPELSEILHQADEIIEKNRAKGPLSGKKVLVTAGPTREYIDPVRFISNPSSGKMGVAMADAAVRLGGEVRLLKGPVHIKPDERMNTESFMSAADLFEKVKHHADADVIIMAAAVSDFTPAERSDQKVKKESASDTISLNKTTDILQWLGERKPGGQTLIGFAMETENLKQNAQKKLQDKNSDWICANDLGGKDAGFESDSNTIHLIGKESQKTFQGTKKQIALQILREIFQKP; encoded by the coding sequence ATGCTATCCGGTAAACGGATCATATTAGGTGTAACGGGCGGAATTGCCGCCTATAAATCGGCCTACTTACTACGAGAATTTCAAAAAGCGGGAGCTGAAATCAGGGTCACCATGACCCCGTCGGCTACCCGCTTTGTTGGTTCTGAGACCTTTTCTGCGCTCAGCCGCAATCCCGTTGCCGTGGATGTCTTCAGTGGCGATCAGCCGGATGACGATTGGACGAAACACATTCACTGGGGCGAATGGGCCGACCTTTTCATTATCGCTCCTTGTACGGCAAATACTCTTTCCAAAATTGTACATGGCGGTTCGGATAACATGCTTACGGCAACCGTTTTAGCCGCTCGCTGCCCGATATTAATCTGTCCGACTATGGATGGTGAGATGTATGAAAGTCCCGCTGTATCTGATAACCTAAAAAAAGCGGCACAGATGGGTTACCACATTCTGGAACCCGAAACCGGATATCTTGCCAGCGGACTTGAAGCCAAAGGACGGCTGCCGGAATTATCTGAAATACTCCATCAGGCAGATGAAATAATTGAAAAAAACCGCGCAAAAGGTCCTCTTTCCGGGAAGAAAGTGCTTGTCACGGCCGGACCAACACGCGAGTATATTGATCCAGTGCGATTCATCTCAAATCCAAGTTCAGGAAAAATGGGTGTTGCGATGGCAGATGCCGCCGTCCGTTTGGGAGGTGAGGTAAGGCTGCTCAAAGGCCCGGTTCATATCAAACCGGATGAACGGATGAACACAGAATCGTTTATGAGTGCAGCTGATCTATTTGAAAAAGTTAAACATCATGCCGATGCTGATGTGATCATCATGGCCGCTGCCGTTTCCGACTTTACACCGGCTGAAAGGTCCGATCAAAAAGTAAAAAAAGAGAGTGCATCCGATACCATCTCCCTAAATAAAACAACTGATATTCTTCAGTGGTTGGGCGAACGAAAACCGGGTGGACAGACACTGATCGGGTTTGCAATGGAAACTGAGAACCTGAAGCAGAACGCGCAGAAAAAACTCCAGGATAAAAACAGCGACTGGATTTGCGCGAATGATCTTGGCGGAAAAGATGCTGGTTTCGAATCAGACTCCAATACCATTCACCTGATCGGGAAAGAGTCTCAGAAAACATTCCAGGGCACTAAAAAACAGATCGCCCTACAAATCTTAAGAGAAATTTTTCAAAAGCCGTAA